In the genome of Hymenobacter cellulosivorans, one region contains:
- the pglZ gene encoding BREX-1 system phosphatase PglZ type B yields MPPKLTLKDKVLASLREVAQHNSSSMVPPEVILWPDPERQWEAVLPLLRPVLPELLTLGDYKADLRQGPAVWLKCMVARTLPTADWAAGTIPVIYLPGISKKDLRTPEPQGLQLAPLREYQFTGVVWLQDNGKEWTISAFIQNPGSGQGRRTATDTATKDTLLHALPWLFEESETLYGKGTLDAGHVLAALFPDEPACVLRWLEEGDAYLAGLEPGRQALFRTLCETRYDFTPEANQRLAVAQQLGIRRQAVWQPVWQHFTHAPHKFKELPALLRQAQPPGLGGMLTTNPESWPQVNEDQETVLRQGLLKAATQLPPAAAAQLTALEAAHGMRRAWVWADLQLAPLAQALPHLLHLVQVATGPVPNHDLTKLRHYYEQQGYLADQAMRLALATVSTGPDKEAVQAVVRLVYQPWLEMVTERFQQLLRADASALLPSSVPPSTEEGFVLFVDAFRLEVAQEFVAQLRQQGYEVELTTAWSALPSVTPTAKAWSSPLAGIVSRQSAVADFVPQLSDSGKVLNTANFRGALPQVGYSYLSLGTAPQSGQRYWQEIGDVDTKGHEEQAGIVHRIPELLRRVKEAVDRALEGGAPRIRLVTDHGWLLLPGGLPKEQLSKDLVDTRWGRCALLKPGASSSLLQLPWSWNPNEFITYAPGISFFKANVEFAHGGLSLHECLVPVLTISKAGTITTAVTGKLTQQKWTNLRCNVVVEDAPDGATVDLRTTLTDANATLLVHRPKAVAGGKASLYVEDDVMGQPAIIVLLGPDGTILDKQSTLVGG; encoded by the coding sequence ATGCCCCCCAAGCTCACCCTGAAAGACAAAGTACTGGCCAGCCTGCGCGAGGTAGCCCAGCACAACAGCAGCAGCATGGTGCCGCCGGAGGTAATTCTGTGGCCCGACCCCGAACGGCAGTGGGAGGCCGTGCTGCCCCTGCTGCGCCCGGTGCTGCCTGAGCTGCTGACCTTGGGAGACTACAAAGCCGACCTCCGGCAAGGCCCGGCGGTTTGGCTGAAGTGCATGGTAGCCCGCACGCTCCCCACCGCCGACTGGGCGGCCGGCACCATACCGGTTATCTACCTACCTGGCATTTCCAAGAAAGACCTTCGCACGCCCGAGCCGCAGGGCCTGCAGCTGGCCCCGCTGCGCGAATACCAGTTCACGGGCGTCGTCTGGCTGCAGGACAACGGTAAGGAGTGGACCATCAGCGCCTTCATCCAGAATCCCGGCAGTGGCCAGGGCCGCCGCACCGCCACGGACACCGCCACTAAAGACACCCTGCTGCACGCGCTGCCCTGGCTGTTTGAGGAAAGCGAAACGCTCTACGGCAAGGGCACCCTCGATGCCGGCCACGTGCTGGCCGCTCTGTTCCCCGACGAGCCCGCTTGCGTGCTGCGCTGGCTGGAAGAAGGCGACGCCTACCTGGCCGGACTGGAGCCGGGCCGCCAGGCCCTGTTCCGCACCCTCTGCGAAACCCGCTACGACTTCACGCCCGAGGCCAACCAGCGCCTGGCAGTAGCCCAGCAGCTGGGCATTCGGCGGCAGGCCGTGTGGCAGCCCGTGTGGCAGCATTTCACGCACGCCCCGCACAAGTTCAAAGAGCTGCCGGCCCTGCTCCGACAAGCCCAACCGCCTGGCTTAGGCGGCATGCTCACCACCAACCCCGAAAGCTGGCCTCAGGTAAACGAGGACCAGGAAACCGTGCTGCGCCAGGGCTTGCTGAAGGCCGCCACTCAGCTGCCGCCCGCCGCCGCTGCCCAGCTCACAGCCTTGGAGGCTGCTCACGGTATGCGCCGCGCCTGGGTATGGGCCGATTTGCAACTCGCTCCGCTGGCGCAGGCTCTACCGCACCTGCTGCACCTGGTGCAAGTAGCCACCGGCCCCGTCCCCAACCACGACCTGACCAAGTTGCGGCACTATTACGAGCAGCAGGGCTACCTAGCCGATCAAGCCATGCGCCTTGCCCTGGCCACCGTGAGCACCGGCCCCGACAAGGAAGCAGTGCAGGCAGTTGTTCGGCTAGTTTACCAGCCCTGGCTGGAAATGGTAACCGAACGGTTTCAGCAGCTGCTGCGCGCCGACGCCAGTGCACTGCTACCCAGCAGTGTGCCGCCGTCCACCGAGGAAGGGTTTGTGCTGTTCGTGGATGCCTTCCGGCTGGAAGTGGCTCAAGAATTTGTCGCGCAACTCCGCCAGCAAGGCTACGAGGTGGAGCTGACCACAGCATGGTCGGCCCTACCCAGTGTGACGCCCACGGCCAAAGCCTGGTCGTCGCCGCTGGCCGGCATCGTTTCTCGTCAAAGTGCGGTGGCCGACTTCGTGCCCCAGCTATCCGATTCCGGCAAGGTGCTGAACACAGCCAACTTTCGCGGCGCGTTGCCCCAGGTGGGCTACTCCTACCTGTCTCTCGGCACCGCCCCGCAGAGTGGGCAGCGCTACTGGCAGGAAATCGGCGATGTGGACACCAAGGGCCATGAGGAACAGGCAGGCATTGTGCACCGCATTCCGGAGCTACTGCGTCGGGTGAAGGAAGCCGTTGACCGGGCCCTGGAGGGCGGAGCCCCGCGCATCCGCTTGGTTACCGACCACGGCTGGCTACTGCTGCCGGGCGGCCTGCCTAAGGAGCAGCTTTCAAAAGACCTGGTAGATACCCGCTGGGGCCGCTGCGCTCTGCTCAAGCCCGGAGCATCTTCATCCTTGCTGCAGCTGCCTTGGAGCTGGAACCCTAATGAGTTTATCACCTACGCGCCGGGCATTTCTTTCTTCAAGGCCAACGTGGAATTTGCCCACGGGGGACTTTCCCTGCACGAATGCCTCGTGCCGGTGCTCACCATCAGCAAAGCCGGTACCATTACAACAGCCGTAACAGGCAAGCTAACGCAGCAGAAATGGACTAATCTGCGCTGCAATGTGGTGGTGGAAGATGCGCCCGATGGAGCTACCGTTGACCTACGCACTACCCTAACGGATGCCAACGCTACGCTGTTGGTTCACCGACCGAAAGCTGTTGCCGGGGGCAAGGCGTCGCTTTATGTGGAGGATGATGTGATGGGCCAACCGGCTATCATTGTACTGCTTGGCCCCGACGGTACCATTCTGGATAAACAGTCCACGCTGGTGGGCGGCTGA
- a CDS encoding helix-turn-helix domain-containing protein has translation MELLITTLPQLEQLISRLLDKQLLALEKLLRTSSGTTPAFTVAEAEYLSTNQALEFLHLSKPTLNKLRRQGLVHSYAVSNKRVLYARQELVQYLQSRAR, from the coding sequence ATGGAACTGCTCATCACCACCCTACCCCAACTTGAACAATTAATCTCGCGTCTCTTAGACAAGCAACTCCTCGCGCTTGAGAAGCTCCTTCGCACAAGTTCTGGGACTACTCCTGCATTTACAGTCGCCGAGGCAGAGTATTTGTCGACTAACCAGGCCCTCGAATTCCTACATCTTTCGAAGCCGACACTAAATAAGCTGCGCCGGCAAGGCCTGGTGCATAGCTATGCAGTGAGCAATAAACGGGTGCTGTATGCCCGGCAGGAATTGGTGCAGTATCTACAGAGCCGTGCTCGCTAG
- a CDS encoding DEAD/DEAH box helicase, with translation MPLFIMQLQAGYFIEELESLLLKGAAANSVRAKEELQSLLHELSWFEVHGNTAFNAAAPEYDAVAPYAIWSVATNLMMRGLPTRAPLSLAAAVLSENWPAKTNWLNESGQLDFNAIDERGSLRFILPEMDNSAGWAGLLWRALHPLDPRLQPGSALNQQIERWRTDGSLDSKAEQDFAALLLPDQGGDAYLTQLLQPQTQLPGLLNWSANEAEHLRKEREVRLGDFVAQAADFTIAFPYSWQPENAGMKPEGSQYLWPNRVVGVVLEVDGPHHLEDAQAQKDNRRDSAALAANWFPIRLPVADKRFVDATQCMAPLREIVGKHPYFLQLSANYHQSLLKTAEGLQALQLTLGPLAVARVQRTLLEALMNGTIPPQRLPILAGDSTRPLRLAILERDVPCAQQGVALLLELLERLYKLEGKLRVVPTIELHVFPSEEFPQPTHLTHPGTVVMETGIAPSADDNYDLLLDVSILQRPGFSQASVLVGTKCLTIRTAHSARRARRFRSAPLIEYPALVDYDPANESYTENTDDQKERCRILESLVQDIFRKRSLRQGQLPIISRGLQGKSVLGLLPTGGGKSLTFQLAVLLQPGVALVVTPIKSLMQDQYEGLVRNWIDGVTYLNSSVIGRSLKDYRLRQLREGELLLLFVSPERLVIKEDFRDHLDQMRKSTPRVGFSYCVIDEAHCVSEWGHDFRTPYLKLGENARRFCGTYSGKNVPLYGLTATASFDVLADVQRELHLDEDQSAIIRTATMARPELHVRIVPVMDNIQEEGEDREDGEDKEPVEVNSKDVGNAKHERLEKLLAEIPNSLLALNGQPSFIPVADESLESNALPAFTPPPPFAEWPAGFYALAPGTNKLAQAGLIFCPHKNGVIGVRQVHANLEALSKKGLKLETGYFMGSDDDSATKDEDQLKMQKMQTRFVNSELNVMVATKAFGMGIDKPNVRFTVHYGYPGSIESFVQEAGRAGRDRAVALNYILYHPTVDFETNNFFFERSFKARNQEVRVLHELLTLITFPSRECSALNALLSDVFPEKEITARLYTRKGAKGPEALYLQDANGAKYGRIVVSNPQNLLGYIEDKEPAADSALLNRVVNTAVGYLMSLPQEARITSRALVEALGGGVAPGTIEGILPRLERVKDGEHPGELTIGFCNGTIWELCQDAVRFNVHFTEKELEKHAGATSGDGFANAAGRDVTSPTGQQGMPAELVKLFVKKHERIRLEADTARAIHRLCLLGVIEDYTIQYTEKTFRVVLAPKQTPDELRDTFQRYLARYTTPESAKAQAEAVVEEQKGKSLIEKYIGALLNFNDTEIRAKRERSILDMGDACKLGSNPNYNLSEHFDLYFNSKYARQKYLPTDTLEGKHFDQDLIWKYLRFMASPPDLTGKERDNIKHLRGACSRLLVASPHNGALLLLGAFSTLFLELTKHPEDRVNSLIESAQKQLFEGFLNYDRLGTMTLTELVAFVQKFALETGRYDIRIGDYVTANIEEPLQLQLHTRWLTDFTTRFCNITPSSALTH, from the coding sequence TTGCCACTGTTCATCATGCAGTTACAAGCAGGTTATTTTATTGAAGAATTAGAATCATTACTACTTAAAGGAGCAGCTGCTAATAGCGTAAGGGCTAAGGAAGAGCTACAAAGTCTACTCCATGAATTATCGTGGTTTGAGGTGCACGGTAACACAGCCTTCAATGCTGCAGCCCCTGAATACGATGCAGTAGCTCCTTATGCGATCTGGTCCGTGGCGACCAATCTGATGATGCGCGGACTACCGACCCGGGCCCCACTAAGCCTAGCCGCCGCAGTCCTTTCCGAAAATTGGCCGGCTAAGACAAACTGGCTTAATGAGTCCGGTCAACTTGATTTCAATGCAATTGACGAGCGGGGAAGCCTGCGGTTCATTTTGCCCGAGATGGACAACAGCGCCGGGTGGGCAGGGCTACTGTGGCGGGCGCTACATCCCCTTGACCCAAGGCTTCAACCAGGCTCGGCCTTAAATCAACAAATAGAGCGTTGGCGTACCGATGGATCACTTGACAGCAAAGCAGAGCAGGATTTCGCCGCACTGCTATTGCCTGACCAAGGCGGCGACGCGTACCTAACGCAACTTCTACAGCCCCAAACTCAACTTCCAGGGCTATTGAATTGGAGCGCTAACGAAGCCGAACACCTGCGCAAGGAGAGAGAAGTACGGCTCGGCGATTTTGTGGCTCAGGCAGCCGACTTCACCATCGCCTTTCCTTATTCATGGCAGCCTGAAAATGCCGGGATGAAACCGGAGGGTAGCCAATACCTGTGGCCCAACCGAGTTGTGGGCGTAGTCTTGGAAGTGGACGGCCCGCATCACCTTGAGGATGCACAAGCACAAAAAGACAACCGACGCGACAGTGCGGCCCTGGCAGCCAACTGGTTTCCGATACGCCTGCCTGTGGCAGATAAGAGATTTGTCGACGCCACGCAGTGTATGGCTCCTCTACGCGAAATCGTGGGTAAGCACCCTTATTTCCTCCAGCTTAGTGCCAATTACCACCAGTCGCTACTAAAAACAGCTGAAGGCCTACAGGCATTGCAACTAACCTTGGGGCCTTTAGCAGTGGCTCGGGTGCAACGCACCCTGTTGGAGGCGCTGATGAACGGCACCATTCCTCCCCAAAGGCTACCAATCCTCGCTGGAGATTCAACCCGGCCACTGCGCTTGGCTATTCTTGAACGCGACGTGCCTTGCGCCCAGCAAGGCGTTGCTCTGCTGTTGGAACTTCTCGAACGTCTTTATAAGCTGGAAGGGAAACTACGAGTAGTGCCAACTATTGAGCTTCATGTCTTTCCGTCTGAAGAATTTCCTCAGCCAACGCACTTAACCCATCCTGGGACGGTTGTTATGGAGACCGGCATTGCGCCGAGTGCCGACGACAACTACGATTTACTGCTCGATGTATCGATTTTGCAGCGACCGGGTTTCTCGCAAGCATCCGTGCTGGTTGGCACTAAATGCCTGACAATACGCACAGCCCACAGTGCCCGCCGGGCTCGTCGTTTCCGCTCGGCTCCGTTAATAGAGTATCCCGCACTAGTAGACTACGACCCGGCTAATGAGTCGTATACAGAGAATACGGATGACCAAAAGGAGCGGTGTCGTATTCTAGAATCCCTGGTACAGGACATCTTTCGCAAGCGGTCCCTGCGACAGGGACAGCTTCCTATTATTAGCCGGGGCTTGCAGGGAAAAAGTGTTCTGGGCCTGTTGCCAACGGGTGGTGGCAAATCCCTCACCTTTCAGCTGGCGGTGTTGCTGCAGCCCGGCGTTGCCCTCGTTGTAACGCCTATCAAGTCGCTGATGCAGGACCAGTACGAAGGCCTAGTTCGCAACTGGATTGATGGCGTTACCTACCTAAATAGCTCCGTCATTGGTCGTTCGCTCAAAGATTACCGACTCCGTCAGCTGCGTGAAGGAGAACTGCTGTTACTCTTCGTATCACCCGAACGGCTGGTTATCAAAGAAGATTTCCGAGACCACCTCGACCAAATGCGGAAGTCAACACCGCGGGTAGGCTTTAGTTACTGCGTGATTGACGAAGCGCACTGCGTATCCGAATGGGGACACGACTTCCGCACACCCTATCTGAAGCTGGGTGAGAATGCCCGTCGCTTTTGTGGCACCTATTCCGGCAAAAACGTGCCCCTGTATGGGCTTACCGCTACGGCCTCGTTCGACGTGCTAGCGGACGTACAGCGGGAGTTACACTTGGATGAAGACCAGTCGGCTATCATTCGAACAGCAACCATGGCCCGGCCCGAGCTGCATGTGCGAATAGTGCCAGTAATGGATAATATTCAGGAAGAAGGGGAAGACAGAGAAGATGGAGAGGACAAAGAGCCAGTAGAAGTAAATAGCAAGGACGTAGGCAACGCTAAGCATGAGCGCCTAGAAAAATTGTTGGCGGAGATACCTAACTCCTTACTCGCGTTGAATGGACAGCCGTCCTTCATTCCTGTTGCCGATGAGTCGCTAGAAAGCAATGCTTTACCCGCATTTACGCCTCCACCTCCGTTCGCGGAATGGCCAGCTGGGTTCTATGCATTAGCCCCTGGGACTAATAAATTGGCGCAGGCAGGCCTCATCTTTTGCCCGCACAAGAATGGCGTAATTGGCGTGCGACAGGTACATGCGAACCTGGAAGCACTCAGTAAAAAAGGCCTGAAATTGGAAACAGGCTACTTTATGGGCTCCGATGATGACAGCGCCACCAAGGATGAGGACCAGTTGAAAATGCAGAAAATGCAGACTCGGTTTGTCAACAGCGAACTGAATGTAATGGTCGCCACTAAGGCATTTGGTATGGGAATCGACAAACCGAACGTGCGCTTTACCGTGCATTACGGCTATCCTGGCTCCATCGAAAGCTTTGTGCAAGAAGCCGGGCGAGCCGGCCGCGACCGAGCGGTTGCGCTCAATTATATTCTCTACCATCCTACGGTAGATTTCGAGACGAATAATTTCTTTTTCGAGCGCTCCTTCAAGGCGCGTAATCAGGAAGTGCGGGTACTGCACGAGCTATTGACCCTAATTACCTTCCCATCGCGGGAGTGCAGCGCACTCAATGCTCTTTTAAGTGATGTATTCCCGGAAAAGGAAATCACTGCGCGGCTCTATACTCGGAAAGGCGCAAAAGGGCCTGAAGCTCTTTACCTGCAAGATGCCAACGGTGCGAAGTATGGGCGCATAGTTGTTTCAAATCCCCAAAATCTGCTTGGTTACATTGAAGACAAAGAACCGGCAGCTGACTCTGCGTTATTAAATAGAGTAGTTAATACTGCCGTTGGCTATTTAATGAGCTTGCCGCAAGAAGCCCGAATCACCTCAAGGGCGTTGGTGGAGGCACTGGGTGGCGGAGTAGCCCCCGGCACTATCGAAGGTATTCTTCCTCGACTGGAACGCGTGAAGGATGGTGAGCATCCCGGCGAGTTAACCATCGGCTTTTGCAATGGTACCATTTGGGAGCTTTGTCAAGACGCAGTTAGGTTTAATGTTCATTTCACCGAGAAGGAGCTTGAGAAACATGCAGGTGCCACCAGCGGGGATGGGTTTGCCAATGCTGCCGGCCGGGACGTTACCAGTCCTACAGGCCAACAGGGAATGCCAGCCGAGTTAGTTAAGCTGTTTGTTAAGAAACACGAGCGGATACGGCTTGAAGCGGATACGGCCCGCGCTATCCACCGGCTTTGCCTGCTTGGGGTTATAGAAGATTATACCATTCAGTACACCGAGAAGACGTTCAGAGTAGTACTAGCGCCTAAACAGACGCCTGATGAGCTACGCGACACCTTCCAACGGTATCTGGCCCGCTACACTACCCCAGAAAGCGCCAAGGCCCAGGCGGAGGCCGTTGTAGAGGAGCAGAAAGGCAAAAGCCTCATCGAGAAATACATTGGGGCCCTACTCAACTTCAATGATACCGAAATTAGAGCGAAGCGTGAACGGTCAATTCTCGATATGGGGGATGCGTGCAAGCTAGGCTCAAATCCCAACTATAATTTGAGCGAACATTTCGATCTTTATTTCAACTCCAAGTATGCCCGTCAGAAATATTTGCCAACAGACACATTAGAAGGTAAGCATTTCGACCAAGACCTTATTTGGAAATACCTGAGATTCATGGCGAGCCCACCTGACCTTACAGGAAAAGAGCGGGACAACATCAAGCACCTTCGCGGAGCCTGCTCCCGCCTACTTGTCGCTTCACCGCACAATGGTGCCCTTCTGCTTCTGGGAGCCTTCTCAACACTATTTCTGGAACTTACCAAGCACCCGGAGGACCGTGTTAATTCATTAATTGAATCAGCACAGAAACAATTGTTCGAAGGATTCTTAAACTATGATAGGCTAGGCACAATGACGCTCACTGAACTGGTCGCCTTTGTGCAGAAATTCGCTCTGGAAACCGGGCGCTACGATATACGCATTGGCGATTATGTTACTGCCAACATCGAAGAACCCTTACAGCTTCAACTGCACACCCGCTGGCTGACAGACTTCACCACCCGCTTCTGCAATATCACACCTTCTTCGGCGCTCACGCATTAA
- the brxL gene encoding protease Lon-related BREX system protein BrxL translates to MELDSIDHIAARAFEGFIVRKDLLEQFRKTYPVPTYVIEFLLGRYCATTDEQEIQEGLEIVKRQLADRTVRPGEEEYFKSKAREKGSIKLIDIITAKLDARTDSYVATLPSLRLNNVRIAPEMVNENDRMLTGGFYAEVELDYDPTIAQENSGRPFGIASLRPIQLSQRNVLNELYRGREQFTLAEWQDFLVRSVGMEPGGMSERAKNVLFVRMLPFVERNYNLVELGPRGTGKSHLYQQISPYSHLVSGGKTTVTKMFVNLSNGERGLVCKYDVVCFDEVSGVSFDQKDGVNIMKGYMESGEFSRGKEPIRADGGVVLVGNFDVDVEHQQRVGHLFGPLPKEMRDDTAFMDRIHAFVPGWDFPKLHKAYFTTHFGLVSDFLAECWTRLRDTSRISSVLPRVDFGGALSGRDTTAVHKTINGLLKLMQPDPAAPISDELLEWAVKLALEYRRRVKEQQKRIGSAEFRNTHFSYRLGVDGIETFVTTPELHSENTIGEDPQPPGQVWTLNTGGTDEPAGLYKIEVNVGPGSGVKVLNRPAPPAFQESVRFAEQNLYSKAKELLGDREPRAHEFSVQLRSFDASKNGSGLGMGVLIALCSSLLEKSTKGGLALVGQLNLGGSIDLVYNAVNLAELAVEKGASTLLIPLNARKQLNDLSDEMITKINIQYYTDLRDCLIKALLD, encoded by the coding sequence ATGGAACTCGACTCTATTGACCACATTGCCGCTCGCGCCTTCGAGGGCTTTATCGTGCGCAAAGACTTGCTGGAGCAATTCCGCAAAACTTACCCGGTGCCCACCTACGTCATTGAGTTTCTGCTGGGGCGCTATTGTGCCACCACCGACGAGCAGGAAATTCAGGAAGGCCTGGAGATAGTGAAGCGGCAACTGGCCGACCGCACCGTGCGGCCGGGCGAGGAAGAATACTTCAAGTCCAAAGCCCGCGAGAAAGGCTCCATCAAGCTCATTGACATCATCACCGCGAAGCTGGATGCCCGCACCGATAGCTACGTGGCCACCCTGCCCAGCCTGCGCCTGAATAACGTGCGCATCGCGCCGGAGATGGTGAACGAGAATGACCGGATGTTGACGGGCGGCTTCTATGCCGAAGTGGAGTTGGACTACGACCCCACTATTGCGCAGGAAAACAGCGGCCGGCCGTTCGGCATTGCTAGTCTGCGGCCCATTCAGCTCTCCCAGCGCAACGTGCTCAACGAGCTGTATCGGGGCCGGGAGCAGTTTACGCTGGCCGAGTGGCAGGACTTTCTGGTGCGCAGCGTGGGCATGGAGCCAGGCGGCATGAGCGAGCGGGCCAAAAACGTGCTCTTCGTGCGCATGCTGCCCTTCGTGGAACGCAACTACAACCTAGTGGAGCTGGGGCCGCGTGGTACTGGCAAGTCGCACTTATACCAACAGATTTCACCTTACTCGCACCTAGTGTCCGGCGGTAAAACTACGGTCACCAAGATGTTCGTGAATCTGAGCAACGGGGAGCGGGGCCTGGTATGCAAGTACGATGTGGTGTGCTTCGATGAAGTATCCGGCGTGAGCTTCGACCAGAAAGACGGCGTGAACATCATGAAGGGCTACATGGAAAGCGGCGAGTTCAGCCGCGGCAAGGAGCCCATTCGCGCCGATGGCGGTGTAGTGCTGGTCGGCAACTTCGACGTGGATGTGGAGCACCAACAGCGGGTGGGGCACCTGTTCGGCCCCTTGCCCAAAGAAATGCGTGACGACACGGCCTTTATGGACCGTATTCATGCCTTCGTGCCCGGCTGGGACTTCCCCAAGCTGCACAAGGCCTACTTCACCACCCACTTTGGCCTGGTCAGCGACTTTCTGGCCGAGTGCTGGACGCGTTTGCGCGACACCAGCCGGATTTCGTCCGTGCTGCCCCGGGTAGATTTCGGTGGGGCCCTGAGCGGCCGCGACACCACCGCCGTGCACAAAACCATCAACGGGCTCCTGAAACTGATGCAGCCCGACCCAGCGGCCCCCATCTCAGACGAATTGCTGGAATGGGCCGTGAAACTGGCGCTGGAATACCGCCGCCGGGTGAAAGAGCAGCAGAAGCGCATTGGCTCGGCCGAGTTTCGCAACACCCATTTCAGCTACCGCCTGGGCGTGGACGGCATCGAAACCTTCGTCACCACGCCCGAGCTGCACAGCGAGAATACCATCGGCGAAGACCCCCAGCCCCCTGGGCAGGTGTGGACACTGAACACCGGCGGCACCGATGAGCCCGCCGGCCTCTACAAGATTGAGGTCAACGTGGGTCCGGGCAGTGGGGTGAAAGTGCTCAACCGGCCGGCCCCGCCCGCTTTCCAGGAAAGCGTGCGCTTCGCCGAGCAAAACCTGTACAGCAAAGCCAAGGAGCTGCTGGGCGACCGGGAGCCTCGCGCCCACGAATTCTCGGTACAGTTACGCTCTTTTGATGCCTCCAAGAACGGCAGCGGCCTAGGGATGGGGGTGTTGATTGCCCTGTGCAGCTCGCTGCTGGAAAAGAGCACCAAGGGCGGCCTGGCTCTGGTGGGACAGCTAAACCTGGGCGGCTCAATAGACCTAGTCTATAATGCCGTCAACCTGGCGGAGCTGGCCGTGGAAAAGGGGGCCTCTACCCTGCTCATTCCGCTCAATGCCCGCAAGCAGCTCAACGACCTTTCGGATGAGATGATTACCAAAATCAACATTCAGTACTACACTGATTTGCGTGATTGTTTAATCAAAGCGCTGTTGGACTAA